The following proteins come from a genomic window of Sphingobium cloacae:
- the rplT gene encoding 50S ribosomal protein L20 yields MARVKRGTTTKAKHKRILDQAKGYYGRRKNTIRIARQAVEKAGQYAYRDRKVKKRTFRGLWIQRINAGVRAEGLTYSQFMHGLKLAGVELDRKVLADIAMHEGEAFSAIIAQAKAALPAA; encoded by the coding sequence ATGGCACGCGTAAAACGTGGCACGACCACCAAGGCGAAGCATAAGAGGATTCTGGATCAGGCGAAGGGCTATTATGGCCGTCGCAAGAACACGATCCGCATCGCCCGCCAGGCCGTCGAAAAGGCCGGGCAATATGCCTATCGCGACCGCAAGGTGAAGAAGCGGACCTTCCGCGGCCTGTGGATCCAGCGCATCAACGCCGGCGTCCGCGCCGAGGGCCTGACCTACTCGCAGTTCATGCACGGCCTGAAGCTGGCCGGCGTGGAGCTGGACCGCAAGGTCCTGGCCGACATCGCGATGCACGAAGGCGAGGCGTTTAGCGCCATCATCGCCCAGGCGAAGGCCGCGCTGCCCGCGGCCTGA
- the rpmI gene encoding 50S ribosomal protein L35 — protein sequence MPKLKTKSGVKKRFKFTASGKVKHGVAGKRHRLISHNAKYIRQNRGTSVLSDADVAHVRLWAPYGLK from the coding sequence ATGCCCAAGCTCAAGACCAAGAGCGGTGTGAAGAAGCGCTTCAAATTCACCGCTTCCGGCAAGGTCAAGCACGGCGTCGCTGGCAAGCGTCACCGCCTGATCAGCCACAATGCGAAATATATCCGCCAGAATCGCGGCACTTCGGTCCTGTCCGACGCCGATGTGGCTCATGTGCGCCTCTGGGCGCCCTACGGCCTGAAGTAA
- a CDS encoding O-acetyl-ADP-ribose deacetylase, translated as MPEDRRIYMVGWARWSVLTGDITRCEVDAIVNAANGSLLGGGGVDGAIHRAAGPDLRAECRTLGECPVGEARITGAYRLPARHVIHAVGPVWRGGNGDEARLLASCYRSVFHLAREHGLRSLAFPAISTGAHGFPREEAATIAARTVHQELRATPDSFRHVMFVCFDAPTFAAFDAAVREETGPRP; from the coding sequence ATGCCGGAGGACAGGCGCATCTACATGGTCGGCTGGGCGCGCTGGAGCGTGCTGACCGGCGACATCACCCGCTGCGAGGTGGACGCCATCGTCAATGCGGCCAACGGCTCGCTGCTGGGCGGAGGGGGCGTCGACGGCGCGATCCATCGCGCGGCCGGTCCCGACCTGCGGGCCGAATGCCGCACCCTGGGCGAATGTCCGGTCGGGGAAGCGCGCATCACGGGCGCCTATCGCCTGCCCGCCCGGCATGTGATCCATGCGGTGGGCCCGGTCTGGCGCGGCGGGAATGGCGACGAAGCGCGCCTGCTGGCCTCCTGCTACCGGTCCGTCTTCCATCTGGCGCGGGAGCATGGCCTGCGGTCGCTCGCCTTTCCGGCGATCTCGACGGGCGCGCATGGCTTCCCGAGGGAGGAGGCCGCGACGATCGCCGCCCGGACGGTGCATCAGGAACTGCGCGCCACGCCCGATTCCTTCCGGCACGTCATGTTCGTCTGTTTCGACGCGCCGACCTTCGCCGCGTTCGACGCGGCGGTGCGGGAAGAGACCGGCCCTCGTCCATGA